The Acinonyx jubatus isolate Ajub_Pintada_27869175 chromosome D1, VMU_Ajub_asm_v1.0, whole genome shotgun sequence genome includes a window with the following:
- the LOC106981170 gene encoding olfactory receptor 52W1, with protein MAEGPHSNSTFPCPTFFILTGIPGLGPAQPWLTLVFGPMYLLALLGNGALLTLVQIDSTLQQPMFLLLAALAATDLGLATSIAPGLLAVLWLGPRPVPYSACLVQMFFVHALTAVESGVLLAMACDRAVAVGRPLHYPLLVTKARVGYAVLALALKAVAIVVPFPLLVARFEHFQAKTIDHAYCAHMAVVELVVGNTRANNLYGLALSLAVSGIDILGITGSYGLIAHAVLRLPTQEARAKAFGTCSSHICVILAFYVPGLFSYLTHRFGRHTVPKPIHILLSNIYLLLPPALNPLIYGVRTKQIRDRLLEIFTFRKSQF; from the coding sequence ATGGCAGAAGGTCCACATTCCAACTCCACCTTCCCATGCCCAACCTTCTTCATACTGACTGGCATTCCAGGGCTAGGGCCTGCCCAGCCTTGGCTGACACTGGTCTTCGGGCCCATGTATCTGTTGGCCCTGCTGGGCAATGGAGCACTGCTGACATTGGTGCAGATAGATTCCACACTGCAGCAGCCCATGTTTCTACTCCTGGCCGCACTGGCAGCCACAGACCTGGGCTTAGCTACATCTATAGCCCCAGGGTTGCTTGCTGTGCTGTGGCTTGGGCCCCGGCCTGTGCCATACAGTGCCTGCCTGGTCCAGATGTTTTTTGTTCATGCACTGACTGCTGTAGAATCTGGCGTACTGCTGGCCATGGCCTGTGATCGTGCCGTGGCAGTAGGGCGTCCACTGCACTACCCTCTCCTAGTCACCAAAGCCCGTGTAGGCTATGCAGTCCTGGCACTGGCACTGAAAGCTGTGGCTATTGTTGTGCCTTTCCCTCTGCTGGTGGCACGATTTGAGCACTTCCAAGCCAAGACCATAGACCATGCCTACTGTGCACACATGGCGGTGGTAGAACTGGTGGTGGGCAACACACGGGCCAACAATTTGTATGGGCTGGCACTTTCACTGGCTGTGTCTGGTATAGATATCCTGGGCATCACTGGCTCTTATGGGCTCATTGCTCATGCTGTGCTGCGGCTGCCTACCCAGGAGGCCCGTGCTAAGGCCTTTGGCACATGTAGTTCCCACATATGTGTCATTCTGGCCTTCTATGTACCTGGTCTCTTCTCCTACCTCACACATCGCTTTGGTCGTCACACTGTCCCAAAGCCCATACACATCCTTCTCTCTAATATCTATTTGCTGCTGCCACCTGCCCTCAACCCACTCATCTATGGGGTCCGCACCAAGCAAATCAGGGACCGACTCCTGGAAATCTTCACATTCAGAAAAAGCCAgttctaa